A section of the Armatimonadota bacterium genome encodes:
- a CDS encoding DUF2283 domain-containing protein, whose protein sequence is MRIEYDSEVDALYIQFRPAAPGTVENRRVSEDVTADYGLDGKIVGLEILDASAVLGEDAGRVVVEVAGGKMGVGAG, encoded by the coding sequence ATGCGGATTGAATACGATTCCGAGGTAGATGCTCTGTATATCCAGTTCCGCCCGGCGGCGCCCGGCACGGTGGAGAACCGGCGCGTTTCCGAGGATGTCACCGCTGACTACGGCCTCGACGGGAAGATCGTGGGGTTGGAGATTCTGGACGCGAGCGCCGTACTAGGCGAGGACGCGGGGCGCGTAGTCGTCGAGGTGGCGGGCGGCAAGATGGGCGTGGGCGCGGGCTAG
- the pdxT gene encoding pyridoxal 5'-phosphate synthase glutaminase subunit PdxT, which yields MRIGVLALQGAVGAHVECLRRLGVEPREVRTPSELEGCAGIILPGGESTTLGKLMARIGLDAALREFATAEAPMLGTCAGMILMARELDGDEQPLLGLMNIVVRRNAFGRQVDSFEHDLEVAGLNGEKFRGVFIRAPYVCAVGEEVAVMARVENHPVLVRQGKLLAAAFHPELTDDLRVHRLLVEMAERSS from the coding sequence GTGCCTGCGGCGCCTCGGCGTCGAGCCGCGGGAGGTGCGGACGCCCAGCGAGCTCGAGGGGTGCGCGGGCATCATCCTGCCGGGGGGCGAGAGCACGACCCTGGGCAAGCTGATGGCGCGCATCGGGCTGGACGCGGCGCTGCGCGAGTTCGCGACGGCGGAGGCGCCGATGCTGGGCACCTGCGCGGGGATGATCCTGATGGCGCGCGAGCTCGACGGCGATGAGCAGCCGCTGCTGGGGCTAATGAACATCGTGGTGCGGCGCAACGCCTTCGGCCGCCAGGTGGACAGCTTCGAGCACGATCTCGAGGTGGCGGGGCTGAACGGCGAGAAGTTCCGCGGGGTGTTCATCCGCGCGCCCTACGTGTGCGCGGTGGGCGAGGAGGTGGCGGTCATGGCCCGGGTCGAGAATCATCCGGTGCTGGTGCGCCAGGGCAAGCTGCTGGCGGCCGCCTTCCATCCCGAGCTGACCGACGACCTGCGGGTGCACCGGCTGTTGGTGGAGATGGCGGAACGGAGCAGCTAA